From one Lotus japonicus ecotype B-129 chromosome 3, LjGifu_v1.2 genomic stretch:
- the LOC130746144 gene encoding ferric reduction oxidase 2-like isoform X1, with the protein MAEEMVKMSPSQEKYVRIQFAIKLLAMLVFLGWILQWIVIPTNTYRQIWRPQIQAKTSSTYFGAQGPVILTFTFPVLFIAVLGCVYLHTAKKSSNGPEATIWKRPVLVKGPLGIVSSTELAFLLMFIALLVWSFATYLHNGFAKITQKSAAADGEKVWEEKLETAALRLGLIGNICLAFLYFPVARGSTVLPLLGLTSESCIKYHIWLGHVVMTLFTSHGICYIIYWAATTQISQMLKWDKVGVSNVAGEIALLAGLFLWVTTIPRIRTKVFELFFYAHHLYIIFMIFFIFHVGIPYASIMLPGFYLFLVDRFLRFLQSSSQVRLVSARVLPCEAVELNFSKGHGLTYNPTSVMFINVPSISKMQWHPFTVSSNSNLEPEKLSVVIKSEGTWTQKLYQQLSTSTIDRLGVSVEGPYGPASFNYLRHDTLMLVSGGSGITPFISIIRELIYQSTTFKCKTPKVVLICAFKNSSSLSMLDLILPISGIPSDISNLQLQIEVYITRDEKLQSETAIHPQIIWFKPNPTDAPVHAILGPNSWLWLGAIISSSFIIFLIIIGIITRYYIFPTDHNSNKVFSYSMRAFLNMLVMCVSIATAVLWNKKQNAKETKQVQNLEGSTPTVSPSSMIYNADRELESLPSQSFVEATNVHYGVRPDLKKLLFEVKGSSVGVAVSGPKQLRHEVAAICSSGLAENLHFESISFSW; encoded by the exons ATGGCTGAAGAAATGGTGAAAATGTCACCTTCTCAAGAAAAATATGTCAGGATTCAATTTGCAATAAAGTTACTGGCGATGCTAGTGTTTCTGGGTTGGATTCTCCAATGGATAGTCATACCCACAAATACTTACAGACAAATATGGAGGCCTCAAATTCAAGCAAAGACTAGTTCTACATATTTTGGAGCACAAG GTCCAGTAATCCTAACGTTCACTTTTCCAGTCTTGTTCATAGCCGTTTTGGGATGTGTATATCTCCACACAGCCAAAAAAAG CAGCAATGGCCCTGAGGCAACCATATGGAAGCGTCCGGTGCTTGTAAAAGGCCCTCTTGGCATTGTTTCGAGCACAGAACTAGCATTCTTGCTCATGTTCATTGCACTCTTGGTTTGGTCCTTTGCAACTTATTTGCATAATGGCTTTGCAAAAATCACCCAGAAATCAGCAGCAGCAGATGGCGAGAAAgt ATGGGAAGAGAAACTAGAAACTGCAGCATTGAGGCTGGGTCTGATTGGGAACATATGCTTGGCGTTTCTGTATTTTCCGGTGGCGCGTGGCTCGACGGTGCTTCCACTGCTTGGCCTCACCTCAGAGAGTTGCATCAAGTATCATATTTGGCTTGGACACGTGGTTATGACACTTTTCACATCTCATGGCATTTGTTACATCATCTATTGGGCAGCTACCACCCAAATTTCTCAG ATGCTGAAATGGGACAAAGTTGGGGTATCAAACGTGGCAGGAGAGATAGCTTTGCTTGCTGGTTTGTTCCTATGGGTTACAACCATTCCCCGCATCAGGACAAAAGTTTTTGAACTTTTCTTCTATGCCCATCACTTATACATCATCTTCATGATTTTCTTCATCTTTCATGTTGGCATTCCCTATGCTTCAATTATGCTCCCTGGTTTCTACCTCTTCTTGGTTGATCGCTTTCTGAGATTTCTACAATCAAGCAGTCAAGTTCGATTGGTTTCTGCTCGTGTTTTGCCATGTGAAGCTGTAGAACTCAACTTCTCCAAGGGCCATG GGTTAACTTACAATCCCACAAGTGTGATGTTCATAAATGTACCAAGCATATCCAAGATGCAGTGGCATCCATTTACTGTAAGTTCTAATAGTAACTTGGAGCCAGAAAAGCTAAGTGTTGTCATTAAAAGTGAAGGAACTTGGACCCAGAAGCTCTACCAACAGCTTTCAACGTCCACAATAGATCGCCTTGGTGTGTCTGTTGAAGGTCCTTATGGACCTGCTTCATTCAATTATCTAAGGCATGACACACTTATGCTGGTGAGTGGAGGAAGTGGCATCACACCTTTTATCTCCATCATTCGAGAGCTAATATATCAGAGCACTACATTCAAATGCAAAACCCCAAAAGTTGTCCTTATTTGTGCATTCAAGAACTCTTCATCTCTGTCAATGCTAGATTTGATCCTTCCAATTTCTGGCATCCCATCTGACATTTCTAATCTGCAACTACAAATTGAGGTTTACATCACAAGAGATGAGAAGCTTCAATCCGAAACTGCAATTCACCCTCAAATCATATGGTTCAAGCCAAATCCAACTGATGCACCTGTACATGCCATTTTAGGTCCAAACAGTTGGCTCTGGCTTGGTGCTATAATCTCATCCTCTTTCATCATTTTCCTCATCATAATTGGGATCATTACACGTTACTACATTTTCCCTACCGATCATAATTCAAACAAAGTATTCTCATATTCTATGAGGGCGTTCCTTAACATGCTAGTAATGTGTGTGTCCATAGCAACAGCTGTTCTTTGGAACAAGAAACAAAATGCTAAAGAAACAAAACAGGTTCAGAACTTGGAAGGGTCAACACCGACAGTGTCACCAAGCTCGATGATTTACAATGCAGATAGGGAGTTGGAGAGCCTTCCATCCCAATCCTTTGTTGAAGCTACCAATGTGCATTATGGTGTAAGACCAGATCTAAAAA AACTGCTATTTGAAGTCAAAGGGTCAAGTGTGGGAGTTGCCGTTTCAGGACCCAAACAATTGAGGCATGAGGTTGCAGCCATTTGCTCATCTGGTTTAGCTGAAAACCTTCATTTTGAGTCCATCAGCTTTAGCTGGTGA
- the LOC130746143 gene encoding ferric reduction oxidase 2-like, producing the protein MPEEMVKRSPAQEKYGRIQFAIRLVAVLVFLGWILLWIMAPTNTYAKKWSPQIVKKTISTYFGIQGSNILTFTFPILFIAVLGCVYLQIATKSTIISSSNDLSTMWKSPVLVKGPLGIVSSTELAFLLMFIALLIWSFTTYIYNSFPQITPKSAAAFGMNVWEARLDYAAAWLGRTGTVCLAFLFFPVARGSTVLPLLGLTSESCIKYHIWLGHIVMTIFTSHGICYIILWAATSQISQMLKWNKVGISIVAGEIALLAGLFLWVTTIPRIRRKVFELFFYAHYIYIIFIIFFVFHVGITYSPSMMLPGFYLFLVDRFLRFLQSSRQVRVVSARVLPCETVELNFSKGHGLTYNPTSVMFINVPSISKLQWHPFTVTSNSNLEPEKLSVVIKSEGAWTQKLYQQLSTSTIDRLGVSVEGPYGPASFNYLRHDTLVMVSGGSGITPFISIIRELIYQSTALKCKTPKVVLICAFKKSSSLSMLDLILPISGTPSDVSSLEVQIEVYITRDKELQSETPIHPQTILFKPKPTDAPVHAILGPNSWLWLGAIISSSFIIFLIIIGIITRFYIFPIDHHLEQTFSYSLRAFLNMIAICVSIAIVCSTAVLWNKKYNAEETKIQNLVGSSTTSSNSMINNEDRELESLPYNSLVQATNVHYGVRPDLKRLLFELKGTSVGVVVSGPKSLRHDVAAICSSGSAKNLHFESISFSW; encoded by the exons ATGCCTGAAGAAATGGTGAAAAGGTCACCTGCTCAAGAAAAATATGGCAGGATTCAATTTGCAATAAGGTTAGTGGCGGTGCTAGTGTTTCTGGGATGGATTCTACTATGGATAATGGCGCCCACAAACACTTACGCAAAAAAATGGAGTCCTCAAATTGTAAAAAAGACTATTTCTACATATTTTGGAATACAAG GTTCAAATATTCTGACTTTCACTTTCCCAATCTTGTTCATAGCTGTTTTGGGATGTGTCTACCTCCAAATAGCCACAAAAAG cacCATCATCAGCAGCAGCAATGACCTCTCAACCATGTGGAAGAGTCCAGTGCTTGTAAAAGGCCCTCTTGGCATTGTTTCTAGCACAGAACTAGCATTCTTGCTCATGTTCATTGCATTATTAATTTGGTCTTTTACAACTTATATATACAATAGCTTTCCACAAATCACTCCGAAATCAGCAGCAGCATTTGGCATGAACGT ATGGGAAGCGAGACTAGATTATGCAGCAGCGTGGTTGGGTAGGACTGGGACCGTATGCTTGGCATTCCTGTTTTTTCCGGTGGCGCGTGGCTCGACGGTCCTTCCACTGCTTGGCCTGACCTCGGAGAGTTGCATCAAGTACCATATTTGGCTTGGACACATAGTCATGACAATCTTCACTTCTCACGGCATTTGTTACATCATCCTTTGGGCAGCCACATCCCAAATTTCTCAG ATGCTGAAATGGAACAAAGTTGGGATATCAATAGTGGCAGGAGAGATAGCTTTGCTTGCTGGTTTATTCCTGTGGGTTACAACCATTCCCCGCATAAGGCGAAAAGTTTTTGAGCTCTTCTTCTACGCTCATTACATatacatcatcttcatcattttcttcGTCTTTCACGTTGGCATTACCTATTCGCCCTCCATGATGCTTCCTGGTTTCTACCTCTTCTTGGTTGATCGCTTCCTGAGGTTTCTACAATCAAGTCGCCAAGTTCGAGTGGTTTCTGCTCGTGTTTTGCCATGTGAAACTGTAGAACTCAACTTCTCTAAGGGCCATG GGTTAACATATAATCCCACAAGTGTGATGTTCATAAATGTTCCAAGCATATCCAAGCTGCAGTGGCATCCATTTACAGTCACTTCTAATAGTAACTTGGAGCCAGAAAAGCTAAGTGTCGTCATTAAAAGTGAAGGAGCTTGGACCCAGAAGCTCTACCAACAGCTTTCAACTTCCACAATAGATCGCCTCGGTGTGTCTGTTGAAGGTCCTTATGGACCTGCTTCATTCAATTATCTAAG GCATGACACACTTGTGATGGTGAGTGGAGGAAGTGGCATAACACCTTTTATCTCCATCATTCGGGAGCTTATATATCAAAGCACTGCACTCAAATGTAAAACCCCAAAAGTTGTTCTCATTTGTGCATTCAAGAAGTCTTCATCTCTGTCAATGCTAGATTTGATCCTTCCAATTTCTGGCACCCCATCTGACGTTTCTAGTCTAGAAGTACAAATTGAGGTTTACATCACAAGAGATAAGGAGCTTCAATCAGAAACCCCAATTCACCCTCAAACCATATTGTTCAAGCCAAAGCCAACTGATGCACCTGTACATGCCATTTTAGGTCCAAACAGTTGGCTCTGGCTTGGTGCTATAATTTCATCCTCATTCATCATTTTCCTTATCATAATTGGGATCATTACTCGTTTCTACATTTTCCCTATCGATCATCATTTGGAACAAACATTCTCATATTCTTTGAGGGCGTTCCTTAACATGATAGCAATATGTGTGTCCATAGCCATTGTTTGCAGCACAGCTGTTCTTTGGAACAAGAAATACAATGCTGAAGAAACAAAGATTCAGAACTTGGTAGGGTCATCAACAACGTCATCAAACTCAATGATTAACAATGAAGATAGAGAGTTGGAAAGCCTTCCATACAATTCCCTTGTTCAAGCTACCAATGTGCATTATGGTGTAAGACCAGACCTAAAAA GACTGCTATTTGAACTCAAAGGGACAAGTGTGGGAGTTGTCGTTTCAGGACCCAAAAGTTTGAGGCATGATGTTGCAGCCATTTGCTCATCTGGTTCAGCTAAAAACCTCCATTTTGAGTCCATCAGTTTTAGCTGGTGA
- the LOC130746144 gene encoding ferric reduction oxidase 2-like isoform X2 — protein sequence MAEEMVKMSPSQEKYVRIQFAIKLLAMLVFLGWILQWIVIPTNTYRQIWRPQIQAKTSSTYFGAQGPVILTFTFPVLFIAVLGCVYLHTAKKSNGPEATIWKRPVLVKGPLGIVSSTELAFLLMFIALLVWSFATYLHNGFAKITQKSAAADGEKVWEEKLETAALRLGLIGNICLAFLYFPVARGSTVLPLLGLTSESCIKYHIWLGHVVMTLFTSHGICYIIYWAATTQISQMLKWDKVGVSNVAGEIALLAGLFLWVTTIPRIRTKVFELFFYAHHLYIIFMIFFIFHVGIPYASIMLPGFYLFLVDRFLRFLQSSSQVRLVSARVLPCEAVELNFSKGHGLTYNPTSVMFINVPSISKMQWHPFTVSSNSNLEPEKLSVVIKSEGTWTQKLYQQLSTSTIDRLGVSVEGPYGPASFNYLRHDTLMLVSGGSGITPFISIIRELIYQSTTFKCKTPKVVLICAFKNSSSLSMLDLILPISGIPSDISNLQLQIEVYITRDEKLQSETAIHPQIIWFKPNPTDAPVHAILGPNSWLWLGAIISSSFIIFLIIIGIITRYYIFPTDHNSNKVFSYSMRAFLNMLVMCVSIATAVLWNKKQNAKETKQVQNLEGSTPTVSPSSMIYNADRELESLPSQSFVEATNVHYGVRPDLKKLLFEVKGSSVGVAVSGPKQLRHEVAAICSSGLAENLHFESISFSW from the exons ATGGCTGAAGAAATGGTGAAAATGTCACCTTCTCAAGAAAAATATGTCAGGATTCAATTTGCAATAAAGTTACTGGCGATGCTAGTGTTTCTGGGTTGGATTCTCCAATGGATAGTCATACCCACAAATACTTACAGACAAATATGGAGGCCTCAAATTCAAGCAAAGACTAGTTCTACATATTTTGGAGCACAAG GTCCAGTAATCCTAACGTTCACTTTTCCAGTCTTGTTCATAGCCGTTTTGGGATGTGTATATCTCCACACAGCCAAAAAAAG CAATGGCCCTGAGGCAACCATATGGAAGCGTCCGGTGCTTGTAAAAGGCCCTCTTGGCATTGTTTCGAGCACAGAACTAGCATTCTTGCTCATGTTCATTGCACTCTTGGTTTGGTCCTTTGCAACTTATTTGCATAATGGCTTTGCAAAAATCACCCAGAAATCAGCAGCAGCAGATGGCGAGAAAgt ATGGGAAGAGAAACTAGAAACTGCAGCATTGAGGCTGGGTCTGATTGGGAACATATGCTTGGCGTTTCTGTATTTTCCGGTGGCGCGTGGCTCGACGGTGCTTCCACTGCTTGGCCTCACCTCAGAGAGTTGCATCAAGTATCATATTTGGCTTGGACACGTGGTTATGACACTTTTCACATCTCATGGCATTTGTTACATCATCTATTGGGCAGCTACCACCCAAATTTCTCAG ATGCTGAAATGGGACAAAGTTGGGGTATCAAACGTGGCAGGAGAGATAGCTTTGCTTGCTGGTTTGTTCCTATGGGTTACAACCATTCCCCGCATCAGGACAAAAGTTTTTGAACTTTTCTTCTATGCCCATCACTTATACATCATCTTCATGATTTTCTTCATCTTTCATGTTGGCATTCCCTATGCTTCAATTATGCTCCCTGGTTTCTACCTCTTCTTGGTTGATCGCTTTCTGAGATTTCTACAATCAAGCAGTCAAGTTCGATTGGTTTCTGCTCGTGTTTTGCCATGTGAAGCTGTAGAACTCAACTTCTCCAAGGGCCATG GGTTAACTTACAATCCCACAAGTGTGATGTTCATAAATGTACCAAGCATATCCAAGATGCAGTGGCATCCATTTACTGTAAGTTCTAATAGTAACTTGGAGCCAGAAAAGCTAAGTGTTGTCATTAAAAGTGAAGGAACTTGGACCCAGAAGCTCTACCAACAGCTTTCAACGTCCACAATAGATCGCCTTGGTGTGTCTGTTGAAGGTCCTTATGGACCTGCTTCATTCAATTATCTAAGGCATGACACACTTATGCTGGTGAGTGGAGGAAGTGGCATCACACCTTTTATCTCCATCATTCGAGAGCTAATATATCAGAGCACTACATTCAAATGCAAAACCCCAAAAGTTGTCCTTATTTGTGCATTCAAGAACTCTTCATCTCTGTCAATGCTAGATTTGATCCTTCCAATTTCTGGCATCCCATCTGACATTTCTAATCTGCAACTACAAATTGAGGTTTACATCACAAGAGATGAGAAGCTTCAATCCGAAACTGCAATTCACCCTCAAATCATATGGTTCAAGCCAAATCCAACTGATGCACCTGTACATGCCATTTTAGGTCCAAACAGTTGGCTCTGGCTTGGTGCTATAATCTCATCCTCTTTCATCATTTTCCTCATCATAATTGGGATCATTACACGTTACTACATTTTCCCTACCGATCATAATTCAAACAAAGTATTCTCATATTCTATGAGGGCGTTCCTTAACATGCTAGTAATGTGTGTGTCCATAGCAACAGCTGTTCTTTGGAACAAGAAACAAAATGCTAAAGAAACAAAACAGGTTCAGAACTTGGAAGGGTCAACACCGACAGTGTCACCAAGCTCGATGATTTACAATGCAGATAGGGAGTTGGAGAGCCTTCCATCCCAATCCTTTGTTGAAGCTACCAATGTGCATTATGGTGTAAGACCAGATCTAAAAA AACTGCTATTTGAAGTCAAAGGGTCAAGTGTGGGAGTTGCCGTTTCAGGACCCAAACAATTGAGGCATGAGGTTGCAGCCATTTGCTCATCTGGTTTAGCTGAAAACCTTCATTTTGAGTCCATCAGCTTTAGCTGGTGA
- the LOC130746142 gene encoding TMV resistance protein N-like: MASTIDGASSSSSSASIRTARCSSSNHVFLSFRGDDTRKGFTDHLFASLERKGIKTFRDDHGLERGGLISLELMKAIEESMFAVVILSPNYASSTWCLDELQKIVECRKTFGQAVFPVFYGVDPSDVRHQRGSFAKAFKDHEEKFREEGGKVEKWREALREVASYSGWDSKDRHEAALVETIVEDVQKKLIPKLPSCTDNLVGIDSRIKEVHSLLGMGLSDVRFMGIWGMGGIGKTTIARLVYEAIKEEFKVSCFLANIREVSKANGLAQIQRELLSHLNIRSGDFYNVHDGKKIFANSLSNKKVLLVLDDVSELSQLENLAGKQEWFGPGSRVIITTRDKHLLVTHGVHEICKARGLVQKEALKLFSLKAFKQDEPEEEYSSLCKEVVEYTRGLPLALEVLGSHLHRRTIEVWHSALEQIKSIPHSKIQDTLKISYDSLQSMEKNMFLDIACFFKGMDIDEVIEILKNCGDYPQIGIDILIERSLVTVDSMHNKLGMHDLLQEMGRNIVFQESPKDPGRRSRLWSQKDIDQVLTKNKGTDKIQGIVLNLVQPYEARWSTEAFSKISELRLLKLCDMQLPLGLNCLPSALKVLDWRGCPLKTLPLANELDEVIDLKLSHSKIEQLWHGTKVLENLKSIKLSFSKNLKRSPDLDGVPNLESLVLEGCTSLNEIHPSLLRHKKLILMNLKDCKRLKALPCKMEMSSLEDINLSGCSEFKYLPEFGESMNNLSALSLGGTAITKLPSSLGCLVSLALLDLENCKNLVCLPDTIANLKSLLILDVSGCSKLRSLPEGLKELKYLEELCASGTAIEELPSSVFYLEKLKVISFAGCKGPVSKSLNMFLLPFKWLFGSQQQDPIGFRLPPSVLSLPSLTSINLSYCNLSEESMPGDFCHLSSLIMLDLTGNNFVTPPSSIAKLPKLKYLRLNWCEKLQQLPELQPSMQELDASNCASLETSNINPWRPCCLFASPTQWCLPRELKSLLEGRRLPKARFDMLISGSEIPSWFAPQKCVSFAKIPVPHNCPPTEWVGFALCFLLVSYADPPEVCHHEVDCYLFGPEGKLFISSRNLPPMQPYYPHLYILYLSIDECGDRFYEGGDFSEIEFVLKCYCCHSLRIVRCGCRLVSKQDLEDVYGNHF, from the exons ATGGCATCTACCATAGAtggagcttcttcttcttcttcctctgcgtCCATTCGAACGGCACGATGCTCCAGCTCCAACCATGTTTTCTTGAGTTTCAGGGGTGATGACACTCGCAAGGGTTTCACAGACCATCTCTTTGCTTCCTTGGAAAGGAAGGGGATCAAAACTTTCAGGGATGATCATGGTCTTGAGAGGGGAGGACTGATCTCGTTGGAACTCATGAAAGCCATTGAAGAGTCAATGTTTGCAGTGGTCATTCTCTCACCAAACTATGCTTCCTCAACATGGTGCTTAGATGAGCTCCAGAAAATTGTTGAGTGCCGGAAGACTTTTGGTCAAGCGGTTTTTCCGGTGTTCTATGGTGTGGATCCGTCTGATGTGAGGCATCAGAGAGGAAGCTTTGCTAAAGCTTTCAAAGATCATGAAGAGAAATTCAGAGAAGAGGGAGGGAAAGTGGAAAAATGGAGAGAGGCCTTAAGAGAAGTTGCTAGCTATTCTGGTTGGGACTCCAAGGATCG GCACGAGGCAGCACTGGTTGAAACAATTGTTGAAGATGTACAGAAGAAATTGATTCCTAAATTGCCATCTTGCACAGATAACCTTGTTGGGATTGATTCACGGATAAAGGAAGTACATTCACTCTTAGGGATGGGGTTAAGTGATGTTCGCTTCATGGGCATATGGGGCATGGGAGGCATAGGTAAGACGACTATTGCTAGATTGGTCTATGAGGCGATCAAAGAGGAGTTCAAGGTTAGTTGCTTTCTTGCAAACATTAGAGAGGTGTCAAAGGCGAATGGCTTAGCTCAGATCCAAAGGGAGCTTCTTTCTCATCTTAATATCAGAAGCGGTGATTTTTACAATGTTCACGATGGGAAAAAGATATTTGCAAACTCTTTAAGCAACAAGAAGGTTCTTCTTGTTCTTGATGATGTAAGTGAATTAAGCCAATTGGAAAATTTAGCTGGAAAGCAAGAATGGTTTGGTCCAGGAAGCAGAGTAATCATCACAACCAGAGATAAGCACCTGCTAGTGACTCATGGAGTGCATGAAATTTGCAAGGCTAGGGGCTTAGTCCAAAAGGAAGCCCTTAAGCTCTTCTCTTTAAAAGCCTTTAAACAAGACGAACCTGAAGAAGAGTACTCGAGTTTGTGCAAAGAAGTGGTTGAATATACTAGAGGCCTTCCATTGGCACTTGAGGTATTGGGTTCCCATCTTCATAGAAGAACAATTGAGGTTTGGCATAGTGCTTTAGAACAAATAAAAAGTATTCCACACTCCAAAATCCAAGATACGCTGAAAATAAGTTATGACAGCTTACAGTCTATGGAGAAAAATATGTTTCTAGATATTGCCTGTTTCTTCAAAGGGATGGACATTGATGAAGTGATTGAGATATTAAAAAACTGTGGGGATTATCCCCAAATTGGAATTGACATTTTGATTGAAAGATCTTTGGTAACTGTAGATAGCATGCACAATAAGTTGGGGATGCATGATTTGCTTCAAGAAATGGGCAGGAATATTGTATTTCAAGAATCACCAAAAGATCCTGGCAGACGTAGTAGGTTGTGGTCTCAGAAAGACATTGATCAAGTATTGACAAAAAATAAG GGAACTGATAAAATTCAAGGCATAGTTCTAAACTTGGTTCAACCATACGAAGCTCGATGGAGCACTGAAGCCTTCTCCAAGATAAGTGAGCTAAGATTACTCAAGTTATGTGACATGCAACTTCCCCTTGGCCTCAATTGCCTTCCTAGTGCACTAAAGGTTCTTGATTGGAGAGGATGTCCTTTGAAAACCCTCCCACTTGCGAATGAACTGGATGAAGTTATTGACCTCAAATTGTCTCATAGCAAAATAGAACAACTTTGGCATGGGACAAAG GTTCTCGAAAATCTGAAGTCAATCAAGTTGAGTTTTTCCAAGAATCTAAAGCGATCCCCAGACTTGGATGGGGTTCCAAATCTTGAATCATTGGTTCTTGAAGGTTGTACGAGCTTAAATGAGATACATCCATCCCTTCTACGACACAAGAAACTTATTCTAATGAATTTGAAAGACTGCAAAAGGCTCAAAGCTCTTCCATGTAAAATGGAGATGAGTTCCTTGGAGGATATAAATCTTTCTGGTTGCTCTGAATTTAAATATCTTCCAGAGTTTGGGGAAAGCATGAATAATCTATCAGCGCTTTCTTTAGGCGGGACTGCTATAACAAAACTACCCTCATCACTGGGGTGTCTAGTTAGCCTTGCTCTTTTGGATTTAGAGAATTGCAAGAATCTTGTTTGCCTTCCAGATACCATTGCAAATTTGAAGTCCCTCTTAATTCTTGATGTTTCTGGCTGCTCCAAACTCCGTAGCTTGCCAGAGGGTTTGAAGGAACTCAAGTATTTGGAGGAACTTTGTGCAAGCGGAACTGCTATTGAAGAGCTACCCTCTTCTGTGTTTTATTTGGAGAAACTCAAAGTAATATCATTTGCCGGGTGCAAAGGGCCAGTGTCTAAGTCGTTGAATATGTTTCTTCTCCCCTTTAAGTGGCTGTTTGGGAGTCAGCAGCAAGATCCTATTGGATTTAGATTGCCACCTTCTGTATTGTCTCTACCCTCCTTGACGAGTATAAATTTAAGTTACTGCAATCTTTCTGAAGAATCAATGCCAGGTGATTTTTGTCACTTATCTTCATTGATTATGTTAGATCTCACTGGCAACAATTTCGTTACCCCTCCAAGTAGCATTGCCAAATTACCAAAGCTTAAATATCTTCGCCTAAACTGGTGCGAAAAGCTTCAACAGTTGCCAGAGCTTCAACCAAGCATGCAAGAATTGGATGCAAGTAATTGTGCTTCACTGGAAACTTCCAATATCAATCCATGGAGGCCATGCTGTCTCTTTGCATCACCTACACAATGGTGCTTACCTAGAGAACTAAAGAGCCTTCTGGAG GGTCGACGTCTTCCCAAAGCAAGATTCGACATGCTTATCTCAGGGAGTGAAATTCCTTCATGGTTTGCCCCTCAAAAATGTGTTTCCTTTGCAAAAATACCAGTACCTCATAATTGCCCTCCAACTGAATGGGTGGGATTTGCATTGTGTTTCCTGTTAGTTAGTTATGCTGATCCACCTGAGGTGTGCCATCATGAAGTCGATTGCTACTTGTTTGGACCTGAAGGTAAGCTATTTATCAGCTCCAGGAACTTACCTCCTATGCAGCCATATTACCCTCACCTTTATATTCTCTATTTGTCAATTGATGAATGCGGTGATAGATTTTATGAAGGTGGTGACTTCAGTGAAATTGAATTTGTATTGAAATGTTATTGCTGTCATTCATTGAGAATAGTGAGGTGTGGGTGTCGTCTGGTAAGTAAGCAAGATCTTGAAGATGTTTATGGAAATCATTTCTAG